gTTCAAATTAGTACTTTTAatcatttgcgccttctctatttattaacattctctggtatcaCGTTCTTCTTTAAATTGGGACATTTTAGCCATTACAGCATAGGAAATAATGTCGGTTGTGACGATTCACATCGGTCATTTAGCCATTGCTCATCTTTTGCTCAGTGATTAAACGTTCGCATTCTTTGCGTTTTTGCATTGCACCCTTGTGCGTTGAGAGAATGTTGGGAAAACTGTTGAGAACGCCTCTAAAATCTATGGCATCTAATGAAGCCATTaggtataagtatacatatccAAATGTACATGcacgtatgtatgcatacatatatttttcatatgacACTAGATAAGATTTTGAATGCAAACACGATAACCGTAGAGTAATTACTCTAATATCAGTCAGAAGATACTGTAATATCGGATTTTTTAGTGTCTCCAATCTAAGCCCAAGGTCCCTTCATTTAACTCCTTATGCATAAATAGAGACTAACTTTCGTGTCGTATTACCTGTAGATATACACTCAGTCCGAGAATGGTACCCAGTCCAATTTAAGTTGGTCCCCAAATAGTTGCTTAACTCCTTGAGTAGAGATAACGAGTGTCGCCCACATACATTTGCTGGGCCAAATTCGACATTGACGGGCAATGCCCGCCACATATCTAAATGCTTCaaaagtagtagtagtaaatttatgaaatttaaaaacaactgttataatatttatacattatcTTTTTATCTCAAATTCTTTCATTGTAGATAACGGTACTAGGCATtttgtaggtaggtaggtaggtagagtggctgtctaacgacgcacctaggcctatgggaggcccattgtgataccaccgggactactgttccctcactctatggtctcctctctgaaccaacctgtgcttctgatgaagctcatcagtataaataattttatattagcaatttctgatacgtcgtcaaggaatccacgaccgatagttgcgattcttttcctgcatagagctttacattcgcatagaagatctTTTActgtctcctcttcttctacttcttggcagcttctacaataatcgttgtaaggtacacctagcctgctggcatgtctaccaattagacagtgacctgttagtaccccaatcagagttcttatatcattccttttgaattttaatagtcggtttgtACGACTCttgctccattcctgccacgttagtctgctagTGGAGCAGGTTAtggattgtctccaccgagactctgctatatttatagcatgttcgttGATTAAGTGCTTACAAGTTGCCAGGGGCATAAAGATTTCCCctttttcaggggttaattgtaactcggtgcctgttctggctagttcatctgcttcgcagtttccagggatatcactatgccctggaacccattgcaggtttatcgtgaagtaggatgttagatcctctaatagatcaagacattctttcactatctttgatgagaccataggagacttgagtgaGTTCAacgccgcttggctatccgtataaatatatatgttccttgttgtgagcacactttttgtcaatacaacaaggctttctttgattgctgtgatctccgcctggaaaacactgcagtggtctggtaagcggaaggctattttggtgtctaaagttgcgcaaaagacaccacctcccactcgattatctagtttggatccatccgtgtagatgctaattcctgggttcctgtccacctcgtccctttcccactcctctctggtgggGAAGGCAACATTGTGGACGgaatttagcttcaattctattggattacagaaatccgtggttttgggtagaaacgggaatgATCTAAGTATtctagaatgccccttgttgcaggcgactaattgggaggattcccttagtctgagagcagactttgctgccacttgcttacagaacaggtctgttggcaataaatgtagaatgacgtttagtgcctggctaggcgttgttctaagagctccgctaatgcatatactggctgctctttgtatactttccatacgcctcaccgcgttctccattattggccaccataccaatatgccgtatgtcatgattggtctgacaactgctgtatagagccaataagctatccgaggcgttagcccccatttggggcccaccatccttttacaagTGTAGAGTACTGTGGCTGCTTTCTTaaccctagcatccaagttttgtttccatgaaagcttcctgtctaagattagtcctaggtagcttgctttatctccaattgttagttcGCAACCATTTAGTACTGGTGCCGTAACTACTGGAGTGTTATGCTTCCTGGTaaacaatactagctctgtcttaccagcatttaagtttaatccgcacgatacagcCCAACGGTTTATATCGTCCAGGATCGTTTGCGtaaggtttgcgagagtattagggaatttacctctaactgatactgccacatcgtcagcgtaggccacaacatgtacccccttcttctctagatcccacagcaacttattcattgtcaggatccagagaagtggagatagcacgcctccttggggtgtacccctttggACGGATCTGCgcatcgttgacgctcccagctttgaaattattgacctgctcgtgagcatctgttcaattaatttcctgagGGGTTCAGAGATGcccagatccttaagcgcactcagtatggccctaggctggatgttattgaaggctccttctatatctaagaaggcgattagagtgtattctttaacttctagagatttttcaatctccgtcACCACAGAGCTCAacgctgtttctgtggatttacctttagaatacgcatgttGTGAACCAGCCACCTTGTCTGGTgttagtttgtttcttatatgtaattctattagcCTCTCCAACGTTTTTAGAAGGAACGAGGAGAGACTAATAGGTCTGAAGTCCTTTGGATTTGTATGCGAACTTTTGCCTgccttaggtatgtatattaccttgacttccctccaaagcGAAGGTATATAGTTTATTTGCAGTGCCCTCTTAAGAATGGTAACAAGCCAATCctttatgtaattctgcgactgctgtaattgagccgggaatagaccatctggtcccggcgacttgaagggcttgaagCCATTTAttgtacgttgctttctgacactgtgTTCATAAGAGTGGAGTctatttctgctccactgtcttgagtatattcaacagtatggctttcagagctacctgggaagtgggtatccattagtagttccagtgactcttcactggataccgtccagctaCAGTCTAGCCTCTGAAGATAcccgatactatgcaccgattgtgccattattttcctaagtcgagatgcttccgccgtgttctcgatatcattacaaaaagatttccaagaatttcTTATTGCTCTCCTAAATTCCTtcttgtatgacctaaggaggttgtagtAATGATCCCAGgctgactcgccttgggattgctttGCTAagttgaactgctttctgcattctttctgtaacTTTTTAAGTTCGAGAGACCACCAGGGTGGCTTAATTCTACCTCTACtacgtgttattggacaagccacttctagtGCTTGCCGGCAAGATTCAGTGAATTGATCAACGAGGATGTCGAGATCCTCCTTACTTTTGGGCTAAAACGGcggaatcatagggatacgtttttccagctcttgcatgtgcacctgccagttcgttttcctatgattcctgaagttcatgcctctatcggccctttcttctaatgtacattcaatatatcggtgatccgaaaatgaatgttcttcgaggactctccattgggttaccctgtcaaatagtacttccgacacaagtgtgatatccagtacttcttgtcggtttcttgtaatgAATGTTGGCGtacttcccttattacacagcaatagcttagtgcctagtaggtatttgaagagacactcacctctgtcgttgacatctgagctgccccagactgtgtgatgtgcgtttgagtcgcatccaagtattatcatgcacttggatgcctcgctatcccttaccacctcttttaccatcagagggGGCACCAGCTCCTCCTCGAacggcatatagcacgacaccagCCGATAACTGCATATGctcgtttcccagcttactgctactgtgtcgttgttgctgtaatgatgtagtataaaaacgttaaggtttttctttgccattatgcaggctctgatttaACCTTGACTATTagccataaataaattatagctCGGTGTCttcagtccgcaaatacgccctccattaacccatggctcctgaatgaggacaaactcaggctgttcttctgccatgcgcttaattagggctgctgaagctagtttgctgtaatgaagattaatttgtagGAGACGCATTAACTAGTGTTGTTTCTGCGTATTTCTGAGAGTCGCTTAACAGCActctctcagtatacaagtttACGAGTCTGGCAGCAAGTTCAGACTcggaagaacactcaccttgctctatGCTCTCTAGATCGCTTGAGGACTCCACcggatcttcctctacttcgcatgTCTCGCTTTCCGATgctagatggtctgcagcatcggcgtccgacttgtacGGTGTAATCCTCACTTTCGTGAATCCGTAgtttatctccccgccacttttcgccagcggttcgatggattcttttgttagtaatagcagaatctgcatcgtggcccttttggtctccacgccagattctgctacgctATCGTCAAACGCCTTGACGAACTTCCACCCCTCCGTGTTCAgactcgggttgcaggctctaatgagctgcattatctgatccggctgtgatggtgtagccgggatccatacccttgcccttggtctggatggtatATCTTTTTTGTCCACTGCTATTAGTTTTGCGCCCGGGTACACCTCCcctaccttggctatagcagctttgtatagtgcgaccgatctctcgtcatcgcatgcaatcattttaatctggccctggtaccagccggcatctgtgcatgacggtggcggacctggattgctaagtagcacttccagcgccacatttgtcagcgcagcctgcacccatttccattgggctctggggattctttCTTCGGGGTCCCcctcatccagaacgccaatgacaattcggtcccgggccacttctgcaaatgattttgcgggcgtcacgccctttgTTTTCGGTCGtttggctgacggcttagcctcttcagctcaCCTCTGTCGCTTTGCTGCCTTTACTGGAGGTTCCAGTTTAAAATTAGGTATGACCGCCCTCGCGCATTCAATTGATGCTAAGAGCTCCTTGGTCAGCTCCTCCTTGGTTGGCGGCTGCAACTCCACTAACCTCAATAGgtatgcggcgcgtcgtctctccGCATACCTTGCCTTTGTCGGGTCCTGAATATTATTAAGAGCtctgtaatgatgatattggcgggtattttttatggttacacatcggtcataacgtaatttaaacatcttctcatgggagtcatgatcttcttgagagcaaaaaccaaagttaatttgtttataatactaTCACTTCCTGGacacttttaattaaatcatttgagctttctgaaataattgtcccctcttttttttattcatttttaaatccagctaatttcaatttgaaattttgatggattttacacacacacacattatgaGTTCCACTTTTGCCAGCAGATATACATTTCCGCGGTcggagtttttgaaatttggataGTCCAATCTTTTCGTCAGGATAagcttctttaaattttttgtgtatttcgtgaacattatataataatagtcgtaattgtttttggattttcttcCCATTTGTTGCGATGCGAATCCTCGTTCTTGTcgtattttttttgcagttctCACCATTCGTTTGGAAACTTTAAACTCTTTCCTTATCATTTTAATCGACCAATCTGTTAAAACCTGAATTTTATCAGCTCTACTAGTTTTACCATTGAAAGCAGATTTAAAGTTATTAAGTAAAAGCTCTTTTGgatcaatttctttatttacattgttaatattatccgtaaatttactcacaacatttgttaaaatgttttgaCACTCTTTATTACTTGAGActctcttgattttgattgaaggTTCACCAATTtccgttaaaaatttattaaccttatcaacttttaatttgttatctACCGGTTTGCAATGAAAAGTAGGATCTTTTTCTTCGTCATCTTCGATAACATCATTTGACTTCTCAGGCTTGTTGACTTCAGGACATTTATTCACCGATAATTCACCAAGAATTTCAGGTTTTCGGCCTGAATAAATAGTCCGTTCACATGAATTGCACATATAattcccaataaaatctttaaaatcatgagcgcggtttttgttattaaaactaagtttttaatgacttttttatgatttttttttgttaaatgggtTGCAGCATTTCTTAACGAGGCTCATGATTAATTATCAACGAAATTATGAATGGCTCGAGATATTCCTTTGTTGTTCACATAGTTGTAGATACTgggacataaaatattaagatgctttcatatttatttcttttagccgcaaaggatttagttcgaatatcattttatttaaaacaagtattgtaatgttaattggatgttttataatgaatagaaaaaaatatggggtaaaaaaattatagatttttaatacttaaagaataggacattccagttaaaaatttggccttgaaatattattgttattcaatacattctggtggattagggaattcccgtcttaagtatttctttgaaactattaagcgggtaggtattatgcatattgttctaccacattcatgctaattcactgcaagcaaaatgtgagaccatcatcccaacatacaaatgaaatatgcaacacactctaagtgttgcgttgACAAACCGCTATACCtgcagcgctataccggcagcgctgaccgcccgtcataaaaattttttttgcttaatctagtcgcgatcagtaaaatttttttgcggatttctttactttaatgtttatagcaaaatattaaaaaaaaaaattttaattttttgagggagaagtcattaaaattttcatttcttaacttaaaagttaattaacaatttgaaaaaaaaaaattatttaaattcatacatattttttcaaagtaaaagttttgaactataactcctgaaaatttcattaaaaaatcaccaatagttttctagttattaattttttaactaaaagtagtaaaaattttcaatttaaaaaaaattgttgttaaaattaaaattttaaaaaactgagcgggggactacttgctcatgatgactactttatgaaaaaatactcacattcaaattcgatgatcaagtgaaaaatggggggtccacttgacgtgtttttactcttATACTACAATTATAAATTTGGTCCCTTCATCAGGAAATGCACCATGCGATATTACATTAGTTATTCGCGggttttttgccaaaaactaGACAATAAATGATTTAAGCCTGTTTTATATGTGTATCACCAGAGAATGGTAATAAATAGAgcaggcgcaaatgttagctgtgctaaaatgtaaattattaaaagggaacatcgaaaatgcgcaaattcgaaagttcaattacaccacgtcaaaaaAGTACCTTCCTCTCATGTAATTAAACTCAaaaaactacaccactctaacaAGGTACCAAGCAATATTTCACCACCTTATAAGGGAACGGCAAATGAATGTAtgtgcagatgttctttggcatgcgtattagtgaaaattagaataatagaaaaaaaaatagattttgaagaacatgtaatgagtgaaaaattaaaattaaaataaaataaatttaatacaataggttaataaaaattaaaaaataaataaaacaaaatctttgATAGGATTTCAACTTAGGCAAATATTTGATGTGAATTTGCAATAGGGAGCTGTGCTATaaaagcagcaccacagacaataacGAAGAAATGGTGTCTAacctgtgaactcaaacagctattgtcaTTTACTAGTTTCAAATGATCAATTTATATGTCATTGTTGTTGAAAAAGCCTTTCctccattcgcatgtccaaatatatttgcatatatgtacacatatgtatgtatgtcccttACTATGCCTTTTGTAAAAAACTCAAACATTCGCGAATCAACAAAAAAATCGCAGACGCACCATAATCGACCAATAAGATTCAAGCAAGCTTgcgctttattttttatatatttcatattacaacgccaataaattcattcataaggaacgcgcGTATGCTACAAAACAAAGTGCGATTGTTTATAACTCTGTACTGcgctcttttttctgtgcgcctggtcaaccaaatttggttttcatatggaattcctaccacaaatgcacgaaaatgaagtttaaataaaaatgaatgaaatttaatttgagttttcagtaaaattgaagaatcagcaaaacttcaattttacaattgattctaccattcccctcgcatttgtatgttgcccacaagctgcttcctcacgacgaggctaaaaatcagaaattgaagataTTGTCTGATGATCTCTTCAGAAAACAGAATCGGCAACATGGCCTATTagcgatttaaaaattttattaacatttaattaatattatgcaatatatttgacattatattatacaatttatatgaaatgccatacatatgaaatatttaattagttttatttgttctagcccattttatctaaatgcgtcgctatgaaaatgcagcccaatcggtagtcgTACTATTtgaaaagagcataagtcaattttcattGATAAAGCCCTGCAAAAAATTGTGGATtcgaacaaattttgtcaactcggcgacgatgcgcaaaattcagCGTCAATATGTATACGAGCTCGATTTTCGGCATAGTTGTCATTTGGGTTTTTTTAACGTTTTGTCAGAActcaattttaaatcatttacaaaagttatgattttttggtaatatgcaaatgtaaatcagcaaGCGCATAAATCATGTAAGAACATTTTTTGTGTCTATTTAAAGCCTTTGCCCCGTTTcgatcattgcgtggtgtatttcaaaAGGTTGGAAGTtgaatttttcgatgttccctcttgtgaaaagTTCAAATTAGTACTTTTAatcatttgcgccttctctatttattaacattctctggtatcaCGTTCTTCTTTAAATTGGGACATTTTAGCCATTACAGCATAGGAAATAATGTCGGTTGTGACGATTCACATCGGTCATTTAGCCATTGCTCATCTTTTGCTCAGTGATTAAACGTTCGCATTCTTTGCGTTTTTGCATTGCACCCTTGTGCGTTGAGAGAATGTTGGTGGTTAAATgagcaattcacatccacatcaccacacctgcattccacacacacattccacaccaaccctatcatcacgatcacaccacacatgaagacacactacacaccacaccgaaggaggtaaaaaggggacgacgagcgaccaccGGCCCCTCTTGCGCATCGTACTCGTACCAATCGCTATCTCCACTATCAACCGTCACAACctgtgaataatttaaaatattattaattttgtgcgACAATAAAgtgtgaaattgaaaaacataaaaaaaaaccaatttattaGTGAAAGCAAGATAAAAAGGTGAGTGCTATACAAGGTGGCGCATAAAGAaatacatggtccttcgagccttacggaaaggcactattaggaaaaaaaaataataataataaataattaaataaaataaagtgcggagatcaaatacttacatacaatacatataactaaatacatatacctaaatcaaaaaaaaaaaaaaaaacaaacagtgTACAGTGAAACAAGTGCAGTACAAGTgaatatacattaaaaaaaaaaaaaaaaaagtaccgaagacaataatatacatatacagtgccgtaaaaataaaatacataaaaaagtgcaacaaaccTTTCACATACTTTCGGTGAACAAACATAAGACATATAAAACACGGGCGCGAAACCTGtacaataacacaaattaaacGGGCGCGATTACTAAACATAATATACCTACAATACAtaccaacaaaattaaatagtaaccgggcgcgaaataaaaataaaacacaaaaattttatacaacaacCTAAGGGACAAAGGACAACAAAAGCAAGCTCGGACAGCAGAGAGGAGGAAAGGATTTTTCTGCATTGGCACACGTATATCAACATATAAAACCCCCAAAATACCCTTGAGGCggtacaaagtgagtcgtatcgattccttttactttttataatttattggcatatatgtatgttagaagTAACAAAATCgggttatattcaaatatagcgGTTACGGCCAAACTGTTTTAACGTacggttaatttcgagaaaaccgaatacagtttggtgcattatatacatccatatatacaatatatatatttatatatatatatatatacgtatatacatatatgtatatataaagcatatttattttaaagaaaccaaagcctatacatgcttacctttgtgtatccaaacacacaaatttaatcaacaaaaaaaaaaaataaaaattttcaagtacttacttgaccactttttccggcaataccccttatgtttaataaatcataagcaggattgcgaaaaataagtaagcaaggcaaattggaaaaataaaataaaattcaaacgaaaaaaaaaaaaagagagaggaaaacatacatacatatatgcacgatTACTTGCCAAGTACTtaccaatatatattatatatatttcatttaatatacgTTTATATACGTAACTAACAAAGTTACGAAGAgaataattcttaaaatatatacacgaaCGATACGAACTAAAAACTgtgtacctgcacattatttattttcttttcccgcGTCATTCTTATAGCCAACCgaacaagcatatacatacaaacacacggcTTAAAATTTGCCTATGTCGGTATACCCTACACACATtgggtacaatatttaaaattattttcgttaaaattattgctaataataaaagacttaaacgtaataataacaaaatttcctaACACTAAGCGTTGCGGTACATAAGtaggaattattaaatttttagacagaattaaaatttattacaacaaaaaacaaagacaaattTATACTTGGTGGGAATAGCGCATAATTAGTACACACacagttgtacatatattcaaagacCGTATCGGCACTTTTCttgcaataccccttgttcttgttaaaacacaaacaagcaggattgcaaacaaaacttttaagcatattacatatgcacaaaaaaaaaaaacgcacatAACGTGCACGCTTATGTACAAAGGTTAATAACCTCATTTTTAATGCGGTAATATacacaattaaaatacatacaaacgagtacgtaacaataaattataaaatacaaagagtaaagaaaaaaaaaaaaagcggaactaaataaaacccgatagtaagaaaaacgaaatacgcgtttgttattggcgaagtccggatacaacaaaaaataaaatatactatttatCTAAAAGGTAATCTCTTCATTTATCCAATATCATCAGTACACACTGAgagaaaaaatagataaaatatatctaaacaaaaaaaaaaaaaaatttttaattttactttaatctttttaaatgaacgcagattctaagGAATCTAAAGCAATTCAAcatctaaaagtaccaaaaatgatttcggacgaaaagagtccatgtacacctgcagaagctacacgctcaaagcaaggtgctacaaaacaaaaaaagataaaagatatttcatacaccaaatttatctcagagagtgacagtctaatacgatactgcactcgattttcatcttcgccgattcaggacaattctgaatcggtattagaaattaaaaaagacaatcttgacaatttttggacacgtctccaagctgcatatgacgcaatcgtagaatctgacgactcagatctaccggaaa
This genomic interval from Bactrocera oleae isolate idBacOlea1 chromosome X, idBacOlea1, whole genome shotgun sequence contains the following:
- the LOC118683621 gene encoding uncharacterized protein — encoded protein: MTREKKINNVQVVTVDSGDSDWYEYDAQEGPVVARRPLFTSFGVVCSRKPEILGELSVNKCPEVNKPEKSNDVIEDDEEKDPTFHCKPVDNKLKVDKVNKFLTEIGEPSIKIKRVSSNKECQNILTNVVSKFTDNINNVNKEIDPKELLLNNFKSAFNGKTSRADKIQVLTDWSIKMIRKEFKVSKRMQSDRGELKRLSRQPNDRKQRARDRIVIGVLDEGDPEERIPRAQWKWVQAALTNVALEVLLSNPGPPPSCTDAGWYQGQIKMIACDDERSVALYKAAIAKVGEVYPGAKLIAVDKKDIPSRPRARVWIPATPSQPDQIMQLIRACNPSLNTEGWKFVKAFDDSVAESGVETKRATMQILLLLTKESIEPLAKSGGEINYGFTKVRITPYKSDADAADHLASESETCEVEEDPVESSSDLESIEQGECSSESELAARLVNLYTERVLLSDSQKYAETTLVNASPTN